A single Bacillus sp. OxB-1 DNA region contains:
- a CDS encoding LLM class flavin-dependent oxidoreductase, with protein sequence MVVKLSILDQSPISEGSDARTALQQTAELAQRAEQWGYERFWVSEHHDTATLAGSSPEILISHLASVTSSIRIGSGGVMLPHYSAYKVAENFRLLEALFPGRIDAGVGRAPGGMPRATYALNNGEYRNVHQFPDQVDDLLMYLHDTMPEDHPYFGLKATPVTESAPPVWMLGSSPDSGLLAAGKGLPYMFAQFINGEGGPVYATKYRQQFVPSAYLQKPKQAVAIFFACAETEEEAERIISSLDLSLIMSEQGMRSGGTPSPEKALSYEYSHYERLRLLENRKRMIIGTPKTVRAQIEQLAEEYAADEVMLVMKAYDFNAKLKSYEMIANEMLN encoded by the coding sequence GTCGCCGATTTCCGAAGGGAGCGACGCCCGGACCGCCCTGCAACAGACGGCGGAACTTGCGCAGCGGGCTGAACAATGGGGGTATGAACGTTTCTGGGTTTCCGAACATCATGACACGGCGACACTTGCCGGTTCCTCTCCGGAAATCCTGATATCCCATCTGGCTTCCGTGACGTCATCCATCCGCATCGGCTCGGGCGGTGTCATGCTGCCCCATTACTCGGCCTATAAGGTGGCGGAAAATTTTCGCCTGCTGGAAGCGCTGTTTCCCGGCCGGATCGATGCCGGCGTCGGCCGTGCCCCAGGTGGCATGCCGCGTGCGACGTATGCGTTGAATAATGGAGAATACCGAAATGTCCATCAATTTCCCGATCAGGTGGATGATCTGCTTATGTATCTGCATGACACGATGCCCGAGGATCATCCGTATTTCGGCTTGAAGGCGACCCCGGTGACGGAATCGGCACCCCCTGTCTGGATGCTCGGGTCCAGTCCAGATTCGGGTCTGCTTGCGGCTGGAAAAGGTTTGCCGTACATGTTTGCCCAGTTCATCAATGGGGAAGGGGGACCTGTATACGCTACCAAGTATCGGCAACAGTTTGTCCCGTCTGCGTATTTGCAAAAGCCGAAACAGGCGGTCGCCATCTTCTTCGCTTGCGCTGAAACGGAGGAAGAGGCGGAACGGATCATCTCTTCCTTGGATTTATCGTTGATCATGTCGGAGCAGGGGATGCGTTCGGGAGGTACCCCTTCTCCGGAAAAAGCATTGTCCTATGAATATAGTCATTATGAGCGCTTGCGTTTGCTCGAAAATCGCAAGCGGATGATCATCGGCACTCCGAAGACGGTCCGTGCGCAAATAGAGCAGCTGGCGGAAGAATACGCCGCCGACGAAGTGATGCTTGTCATGAAAGCGTACGATTTTAACGCCAAATTGAAATCCTATGAAATGATTGCAAATGAAATGCTGAATTGA